tgtaactaattttatcataacatctctagatcggattattattaagttttattttgataaaaaaaatcagttcacagtcctatttgtataattttcaaaaatacagggtccattttgtcatttaacaaaacagaaggtccaattagtaatttttgcaaaatacagggtccaaaataatatttacccatattaaaaatatatttttgacaaaacaaaacaatgccattaaaaaataattgaatgtaTATGGGAATGGtacaaatttatttaattagaaaagacATACAATAGTTCAAAGAAGAGTAAAATAGGTGTGATccataatacaaaaataaactaaaaactaaGTTATGCCCTAAAATAAACCTTCACCTGCACTATTCCACTTCTTTGCAGAAGCTTTAGCACACAATTCCTTGAGCCCAGGAGTCTTAAGAATGTTCTCACATGTCGCCAATTGAGAGTCTAGTTTTATCATTTCCTGATGTAGCTTTTCTCTTCGCTTCATTATCATTGTTGGAATTTCACTTTCAAGTCTTTTTGCTTGAATACCACGGAAAATAGGTTTAATTAATTCCCATACATGGGAAGTTAGAAAATCAATTTCGAAGGCAACACtttctttaataaaatttaCATTGAAATCCCATTCTAAAAGAAGATCGATGGTGATGTCAGCAATTTTAGTATCGCGCATTCTTTTCAAAGTCTTGCACAAAATAAAATAGATGACGCTCTTCCCTTCTTTCGATAATTTTATTTCACCATCATCAGAACTAATATCTCCATGCTCACTTAGTAATCTTTTTAAAATAGGTGCTAGCGGATGAGGTATTTTATAACCTTCGACAATCACAAGCTTTAACTCAAGATCAGTGGATTCGAATTTCGGTTTTTTCTCAAACATTCTAAGCCTGTAAACATTGACATTATTATTGAATGCA
This Cannabis sativa cultivar Pink pepper isolate KNU-18-1 chromosome 6, ASM2916894v1, whole genome shotgun sequence DNA region includes the following protein-coding sequences:
- the LOC115724450 gene encoding uncharacterized protein LOC115724450, whose amino-acid sequence is MRRDPRIRIYYCGDCEYAAHVHCLINEIKNIFESDINNVPLITMGEDLGIAADDEYDDISSERLIDMINALSHEEKKFLRMFYIWDDSSSLVKEQQLEKQKHSHNEASESNLEDKDVNWIIDYLSLRYINRRDAFNNNVNVYRLRMFEKKPKFESTDLELKLVIVEGYKIPHPLAPILKRLLSEHGDISSDDGEIKLSKEGKSVIYFILCKTLKRMRDTKIADITIDLLLEWDFNVNFIKESVAFEIDFLTSHVWELIKPIFRGIQAKRLESEIPTMIMKRREKLHQEMIKLDSQLATCENILKTPGLKELCAKASAKKWNSAGEGLF